Proteins from a single region of Pseudomonas fulva:
- the hemE gene encoding uroporphyrinogen decarboxylase, with protein sequence MTALKNDRFLRALLKQPVDVTPVWMMRQAGRYLPEYRASRAKAGDFMSLMMNPEFACEVTLQPLDRYPQLDAAILFSDILTIPHAMGQGLYFETGEGPRFRKVISSAADIEALPIPDPEQDLGYVMDAVRTIKSALNGRVPLIGFSGSPWTLATYMVEGGSSKDFRKIKAMLYDQPEAMHALLDKLAQSVTAYLNGQIRAGAQAVQIFDTWGGNLSSAAYQTFSLAYMQKIVDGLIREQDGRKIPVILFTKNGGLWLESIAATGADALGLDWSCDIGEARRRVGHQVALQGNMDPTVLYAKPAAIRAEVARILDSYGNGTGHVFNLGHGITPEVDPAHAGAFLEAVHELSAAYHR encoded by the coding sequence ATGACCGCCCTGAAGAACGACCGTTTCCTGCGTGCCCTGCTTAAGCAGCCCGTCGACGTCACGCCGGTGTGGATGATGCGCCAGGCCGGTCGTTACCTGCCCGAGTACCGCGCCAGCCGCGCCAAGGCCGGGGACTTCATGAGCCTGATGATGAACCCCGAGTTCGCCTGCGAAGTCACCCTGCAGCCGCTGGATCGCTACCCGCAGCTCGACGCCGCGATCCTGTTCTCGGACATCCTCACCATTCCCCATGCCATGGGTCAGGGTCTGTACTTCGAAACCGGCGAAGGCCCGCGTTTCAGGAAGGTGATCAGCAGCGCCGCGGATATCGAGGCACTGCCGATTCCCGATCCGGAACAGGACCTGGGCTACGTGATGGACGCGGTGCGCACCATCAAGTCGGCGCTGAATGGCCGTGTTCCGCTGATCGGCTTTTCCGGCAGCCCATGGACGCTGGCGACCTATATGGTCGAAGGCGGCTCGTCGAAGGACTTCCGCAAGATCAAGGCGATGCTCTACGACCAGCCCGAGGCCATGCACGCGCTGCTCGACAAGCTGGCGCAGTCGGTGACCGCCTACCTCAACGGGCAGATTCGCGCCGGCGCCCAGGCCGTGCAAATCTTCGATACCTGGGGCGGCAACCTGTCGTCGGCCGCCTATCAGACCTTTTCCCTGGCCTACATGCAGAAGATCGTCGACGGCCTGATCCGCGAGCAGGACGGTCGCAAGATCCCAGTGATCCTGTTCACCAAGAATGGCGGCCTGTGGTTGGAGTCGATAGCAGCCACCGGTGCCGACGCCCTGGGCCTGGACTGGAGCTGCGACATCGGCGAAGCGCGCCGCCGCGTCGGTCATCAGGTGGCCCTGCAGGGCAACATGGATCCCACCGTGCTGTACGCCAAGCCAGCGGCGATTCGCGCCGAAGTCGCGCGCATCCTCGACAGCTACGGCAATGGCACTGGGCATGTCTTCAACCTGGGCCATGGCATCACCCCGGAAGTCGATCCGGCCCACGCCGGCGCCTTCCTCGAAGCCGTCCACGAGCTGTCGGCTGCCTACCACCGTTGA
- a CDS encoding DUF2141 domain-containing protein: protein MVLLSGTLSAQAGDLLVRVQGNQSTAPLYLGLVSADQKTWEPLLHAQQGSGEQVIVKDVPPGRFALQLYQDSNGNGRLDLSPRGIPQEPVGFSANPTLLKGKPTPRAAQFEHGDEDTLIDIRLHQPRGKAQTD, encoded by the coding sequence GTGGTTCTCCTGTCTGGCACCTTGTCGGCCCAGGCGGGCGATCTTTTGGTGCGCGTGCAGGGCAATCAGAGTACCGCCCCGCTCTACCTGGGGCTGGTCAGCGCAGATCAGAAGACCTGGGAGCCGCTGTTGCACGCGCAGCAGGGCAGCGGCGAGCAGGTGATCGTCAAGGACGTGCCGCCGGGGCGCTTCGCCCTGCAGCTCTATCAGGACAGTAACGGCAACGGCCGCCTCGACCTCAGCCCCCGCGGCATTCCCCAGGAGCCCGTCGGCTTCTCCGCCAATCCGACCTTGCTCAAGGGCAAGCCGACACCCAGGGCGGCACAATTCGAGCATGGCGACGAGGACACGCTGATCGATATCCGCCTGCACCAGCCTCGCGGCAAAGCGCAGACGGACTAA
- a CDS encoding dialkylrecorsinol condensing enzyme — protein sequence MRQVLVVHFSQTGQLNRLVQSVCAPMQASDGVQVDFLALQPAQPFPFPWPFLGFFRIFPETVLMKPQPLLPLAVDPDKRYDLIILAYQVWFLSPSLPCSSFLASPEAAQLLKGTPVVTLIGCRNMWLMAQEKVKARLQALGARLVDNVVLTDACGAAASFLATPLWMFTGRQKPYSWVPRAGIDEGELAAASRFGEAMVRRLVADEQPIEQPMLIGLGAVKVDEKLIASEKVGNRSFTLWSRLLSALGPQQSMRRGIGLVVYIAFLICLILTVVPISALLKKLLAPLFKARIQRQKAYFAGPSGE from the coding sequence ATGCGTCAGGTTCTCGTCGTTCACTTTTCACAGACTGGCCAATTGAACCGCCTGGTGCAATCGGTCTGTGCGCCCATGCAGGCGAGTGACGGCGTGCAGGTCGATTTCCTGGCCCTGCAGCCGGCCCAGCCGTTTCCCTTTCCCTGGCCCTTTCTCGGCTTCTTCCGGATCTTCCCGGAAACCGTGCTGATGAAGCCGCAGCCGCTGCTGCCCCTCGCCGTCGACCCCGACAAGCGCTACGACCTGATCATTCTCGCCTACCAGGTATGGTTCCTGTCGCCCTCGCTGCCCTGCAGCAGTTTTCTGGCCTCGCCCGAGGCTGCTCAGCTGCTCAAGGGCACGCCGGTGGTGACCCTGATCGGCTGTCGCAACATGTGGCTGATGGCTCAGGAAAAAGTCAAGGCGCGCCTGCAGGCGCTGGGCGCGCGGCTGGTCGACAACGTGGTGCTGACCGATGCCTGTGGCGCTGCAGCGAGCTTTCTGGCCACGCCGTTGTGGATGTTCACCGGCCGGCAGAAGCCCTACAGCTGGGTGCCGCGTGCCGGTATCGACGAGGGCGAACTGGCTGCCGCCAGCCGCTTTGGCGAGGCCATGGTGCGCCGCCTGGTGGCTGACGAGCAGCCCATCGAGCAGCCGATGCTCATCGGCCTGGGCGCGGTGAAGGTGGATGAAAAACTGATTGCCAGCGAAAAGGTCGGCAACCGCAGCTTTACCCTGTGGAGTCGCCTGCTCTCCGCGCTAGGCCCGCAGCAGAGCATGCGTCGCGGCATCGGGCTGGTGGTCTATATCGCTTTCCTGATCTGCCTGATTCTCACCGTGGTGCCGATCAGCGCCCTGTTGAAAAAGTTGTTGGCGCCGTTGTTCAAGGCGCGAATCCAGCGTCAGAAGGCCTACTTCGCCGGTCCGTCCGGCGAGTGA
- a CDS encoding beta-ketoacyl-ACP synthase III, which produces MVAPVFINRISASLPHEPVDNEQMEARLGMVGEKPSRARKLILRRNGIQQRHYVIDPRTGEPSLSNAQLSAEAIRGLAGDGFDLNELECLVASTSSPDQVMPGHAVMVHGELGSPPCEVVTTAGICVCGMTALKYAWMNVASGQSRNAVACGSEVASAMMQARNFNAEYESRVDELEKHPEIAFEKDFLRWMLSDGAGAVLLQDRPNAQGLSLRIDWLDILSFADRMPACMYAGAEMEDGALRGWARYDAEQRAQRSVMAVKQDVKLLNDNIVRLTVVEALRRIMARRELRVADIDWFLPHYSSEFFRERLAAGLAEVDLAIPMARWFTNLTSKGNTGAASIFIILDELFNGGHLRRGQKLLCYVPESGRFSSAFMHLTVVGDEA; this is translated from the coding sequence GTGGTAGCACCCGTATTCATCAACCGTATCAGTGCCAGCCTGCCCCATGAACCGGTCGATAACGAGCAAATGGAGGCGCGGCTCGGCATGGTCGGCGAAAAGCCCTCGCGGGCGCGCAAGCTGATCCTGCGCCGCAACGGCATCCAGCAGCGCCACTACGTCATTGACCCGCGTACCGGCGAGCCCAGCCTGAGCAACGCCCAGCTCAGCGCCGAGGCGATTCGCGGCCTGGCCGGCGACGGCTTCGACCTGAATGAACTCGAGTGCCTGGTGGCCAGTACCTCGTCGCCCGACCAGGTGATGCCCGGCCACGCGGTGATGGTGCACGGCGAGCTGGGCAGCCCGCCCTGCGAAGTGGTGACCACCGCCGGTATCTGCGTATGCGGGATGACCGCTCTGAAATACGCGTGGATGAACGTGGCCAGCGGGCAGAGCCGCAACGCCGTGGCCTGTGGCTCTGAAGTGGCCTCGGCGATGATGCAGGCGCGCAACTTCAACGCCGAATACGAGAGCCGCGTCGACGAACTGGAAAAACACCCGGAAATCGCCTTCGAGAAGGATTTCCTGCGCTGGATGCTCTCCGACGGCGCTGGTGCCGTACTGTTGCAGGATCGCCCCAACGCCCAGGGCCTGAGCCTGCGCATCGACTGGCTGGACATCCTGTCCTTCGCCGATCGGATGCCGGCCTGCATGTATGCCGGTGCCGAGATGGAAGACGGCGCGCTACGTGGCTGGGCCCGCTATGACGCCGAGCAGCGCGCGCAGCGCTCGGTGATGGCGGTCAAGCAGGACGTCAAGCTGCTCAACGACAATATCGTCCGCCTCACCGTGGTCGAGGCGTTGCGCCGCATCATGGCGCGCCGCGAGCTGCGCGTGGCGGACATCGACTGGTTCCTGCCGCATTACTCGTCCGAATTCTTCCGCGAGCGCCTGGCGGCTGGCCTGGCCGAGGTCGACCTGGCGATCCCCATGGCGCGCTGGTTCACCAACCTGACGAGCAAGGGCAACACCGGCGCGGCGTCGATCTTCATCATCCTCGACGAGCTGTTCAATGGCGGGCACCTGCGCCGCGGCCAGAAGCTGCTCTGCTACGTACCGGAAAGCGGGCGTTTCTCCAGTGCATTCATGCACCTGACGGTGGTCGGCGATGAAGCTTGA
- a CDS encoding BtrH N-terminal domain-containing protein: protein MSAFEHRQSAHCESGVMASLLSQAGLPMSEPMAFGLASGLAFAYLPIVKLGGMPLIAYRMPPRHLIKTLSKRLGVRLTSRTFSNPQQGRQALDEALNSGRLVGLQSSVFWLPYFPPEMRFHFNAHNLLAYGREGDDYLLSDPVFEAPVRCATADLQKARFAKGVLAAKGLMYYLDDVSPEQDWAQLIRQSVLSTTRILDGLPLPWIGIRGIRHLANCVERLDPAQAKYNRLYLTHIVRMQEEIGTGGAGFRFMYASFLQEAGEKIGDATLREASTRMTAVGDDWRQFASACVRASRSKGGAPDFRPIAEMLRGIAGQERVLMKELGAWAKRKG, encoded by the coding sequence ATGAGCGCGTTCGAGCACCGCCAGAGCGCCCACTGCGAAAGCGGTGTGATGGCCAGCCTGCTCAGCCAGGCCGGCCTGCCGATGAGCGAGCCGATGGCCTTCGGCCTGGCCTCGGGCCTGGCATTCGCCTACCTGCCGATCGTCAAGCTCGGCGGTATGCCGCTGATCGCCTACCGCATGCCGCCGCGCCACCTGATCAAGACCCTCAGCAAGCGCCTGGGTGTGAGGCTGACCAGCCGCACCTTCAGCAATCCCCAGCAGGGGCGCCAGGCCCTCGACGAGGCGCTGAACAGCGGCCGTCTGGTCGGGCTGCAGAGCTCGGTGTTCTGGCTGCCGTACTTCCCGCCGGAGATGCGCTTTCACTTCAACGCCCACAACCTCCTGGCCTATGGGCGTGAGGGCGACGACTATCTGCTCAGCGACCCGGTGTTCGAGGCGCCGGTGCGCTGCGCCACTGCGGACCTGCAGAAGGCCCGCTTTGCCAAGGGCGTCCTGGCGGCCAAGGGTTTGATGTATTACCTGGATGACGTGTCGCCCGAGCAGGACTGGGCGCAGCTGATTCGCCAGAGCGTGCTGTCCACCACGCGCATTCTCGATGGCCTGCCACTGCCGTGGATCGGCATTCGCGGCATTCGCCACTTGGCCAACTGCGTGGAGAGGCTCGACCCGGCCCAGGCCAAGTACAACCGCCTGTATCTGACCCATATCGTGCGCATGCAGGAAGAGATCGGCACCGGCGGCGCCGGCTTTCGTTTCATGTATGCCAGCTTCCTGCAGGAGGCCGGCGAGAAGATCGGCGACGCCACCCTGCGCGAGGCCTCGACGCGCATGACCGCGGTGGGCGACGACTGGCGCCAGTTCGCCTCGGCCTGCGTGCGCGCCAGCCGTAGCAAGGGCGGGGCCCCGGACTTCCGGCCGATTGCCGAGATGTTGCGGGGAATTGCTGGGCAGGAGCGGGTGTTGATGAAAGAGCTGGGGGCTTGGGCCAAGCGTAAGGGCTGA